The genomic window TCGCCGAGTTGGATCATTCCGATCCGGCCACCGAGGACCTCGTCGTACAAGCGATGGAGTACTGGCTCGAGCGCGGTATCGCGGGTTGGCGCCTCGACGTCGCGTACTCCGTCCCCACGGATTTTTGGGCTCGCGTCACGGATCGCGTTCGCGCCCGCTTCCCGCATGCGGTCTTCGTCGGCGAAATTATCCACGGCGATTATCTCAGACTCATCGACGACGGCCACCTCGCCTCCGCCACCCAGTACGAGCTGTGGAAGGCCATATGGTCCGCGGTCAATGACCGCAATCTGTGGGAGCTGGCTCATGCGCTCGAGCGGCACCAGGCTTTTTCTGAGCAGCACATGTTGCAGACGTTCGTGGGCAATCACGACGTCACTCGCATCGCTTCCGTCATTGGCGACGACGGCGCCGCCATCGCAGCCTCTATCCTGTTTTCGCTTCCGGGGATCCCGTCGGTTTATCAGGGCGATGAGCAGGCCTTTCGCGGGGAGAAGGGCGAGGGGCGGGCTTCGGATGACCAGATTCGTGCTACCCTGCCGGCGTCGCCAGCGGATCTGGGCGAGTTCGGGTGGTGGATGTATCGGCATTACCAGAGGCTTATCGCTGCACGACGTCGTCACCCCTGGCTCGTCGACGCCCGCGTGGAAGTGGGTGAGAAGGCCAACGAACGGCTGGTTTATCGCGTCATCGCCCGCGAAGGCGGAAATCTGGGGCAGGGTTCGCTCACGGTGTCGATCGATCTGACCGTGCCGTCGGTATGTTTACAGTTCGACGACGGCGACACCCTCACCTACACCGGACCGCGGCCATAACTTCTGCAAAATCGGCTGTATATGCGATCGAACCCGACCAACCTCGTGAATCCGCAGGGGTTAGGGACGTCGACACTCGCTAATTTCGACCTGGCACACGCCCGGATGGCGCAGAGGCAGCAGTTCCCCGTTGGCGTTTGGGCCGTATGCGCATTCCGTGATGCGTTCGACGAGGCCGGCGTGCATCTGGCAGATCAACGGGTCGACTGTGCCGTCGCGCGTCGCAAATGGGCACGAGCGCAGGTCGATGACGCGCGGATTCGTCTTGTTGATCGCAGCTGCGGTGCCGAGCGAGGTAAACAAGACACGCATTTGAGAGATGCGGGCATCGATATCGATTTTGGCCTGCACCTGCGGATCCATACAAGCGTCCGCCTGCAATTCAGTGATGACTTGATCGCCCCAGGCGCGCCCGATGCGGCGGGCTTCGGCGTCGGGATCGTCGAAGGCACCGCGCAAGGTTCCGCAGAAGAGGTGGGCGAGTTCGACCATCTGGGCGGCGGCGAAGGCCGCGCTATCGGGTGCGAGGGCGAAGTACCCCCACGACGGGCGGCCGCGCCCGCTTCTGCGCAGGACCTGGCGGTCGATTAACTGCATCTGCATGAGGGAGTCGAGGGTGGTACGTACCGAGTTTGAGTGCAGTTTGAGAGATTTGGAGAGCTCAGTGACGGTGACGGGATCAGTGGATTTGGATATTTCGGTGAGCATTGTTTGTTGCGCTGGGGAGAGCGCAGCGATGGCGGCATAGATCGCTCCCGCGTGGGTAGGAGCCGGGTTGCCCGTCATAACTTTCTCCTTCTCAGAGGCTGCAAACCCCGTCGTTTTTAGGATTCGATCCAGAATCACACATATACACAGCATTCTAGGCCAAAGGAAAGCGGGCTTATCGCACAAACGGCCCGAATTTTGCACATAATTGCACCCTGCTGTGTTGAACTCGCACAGGCCAAAACGTAACGTGGATTCGTCGGTACTCGATGAGACGTGGGCGTGAGGATTATGAGTCAGACATTCGCTGAAGCGCTGGTTTTGCGCGACCAGTGGGGTCGCGTGGCTCGCGATCTACGCATTTCGCTCACGGATCGGTGCAATTTGCGCTGTTCGTATTGTATGCCTCCCGAGGGCTTGGCTTGGCTCCCCTCGGAGGATACGCTCACCGACGCCGAGGTCATGCGCCTCATGCGCGTCGGCGTCGAGCTGTTGGGTATCGAAGAAATCCGTTTTACGGGCGGTGAGCCGCTCTTGCGCAGATCTCTCGCGGAGATCGTGAGGTTTGGCGCGGGCCTGGTGACGGCGTCGGGGCGTAAGCCAGAGATGTCGTTGACGACGAACGCCCTCGGCCTGGACAAGCGCGCGACGGCGCTGGCGGAGGCGGGGCTCGACCGGGTGAATGTGTCGATGGACTCGGTGGACCCTGACATTTACCACCACATCGCTCACCGCGACCGCCTGGAATCCGTGTTTGCCGGAATCCGCGCCGCGTTCGCCGCGGGGCTGACGCCGGTGAAGGTGAATGCGGTGGCCATGCGGGGTGTCAACGACGCCGGTTTGCGCGACTTGTTGCGTTACTGCCTGCGAGCCGGTGCGCAGCTGCGGATTATTGAGCATATGCCGCTTGGCCCGCGGGAGACGTGGTCGCGGGAGAATATGGTGCCGCAGGACGAGATTCTCGACTACCTGGGCGCGGAGTTTGAGCTGACGCCGCTGGTCGGGGACCCGTCGGCGCCAGCGAAGCTGTGGAGCGTGGCGCCGGGAATAGATCACCCGGGCGGCTCAGTGGGCATCATTGCGTCGGTGACCAAGCCGTTCTGTGCAGACTGCGATCGAACGAGGCTGACCGCCGACGGCCAGATCCGCAACTGCCTTTTTGCCCGCACAGAGACGGATTTGCGCGGTCCGATGCGCTCCGGCGTCGACGACGACGAGCTCGCCCGCCTGTGGGCCGACGCCATGTGGGAGAAGAAGCCAGGTCACGGGATTGACGACCCAGAGTTCGTCCAGCCCGCGCGCTATATGTCCGAAATTGGCGGTTAACAGCGCGGCAGGGTGCTGCGCTGCTCACCCCGCCCGGTTCCGGTGCTGCGCTGCTCGCCCCGCCCGGTTTCTCAGTACTTAACGCCGGTCGTCGTCCCCATAAACGCCGTTTATGGCACCGAGGAACGTCGCAAGGTACTGAGAAACTAGAGTTGGCCGGCGCACAGCCGGCGCACAGCCGGGCACAGCCAAGCGCAGCCGGGCACGCCCGCAACCAACGCACTACGCCGAGCCGACCCACTCATGCGTACCATCAGTAAAGATTTGGCGCTTCCACACCGGCAGCTTCTCTTTGACCGTGTCCACCACGTCCGCGATAGCGGCGAAGGACTGCGCGCGATGCGGGCTCGCCACGACGGCGACCATCGCCAACTCCCCGATCGCGAGCTCGCCCACGCGATGCACCACTGCCACCCGGCATTCGGGATGGCGCTGCGCCACTTCGGCTGCCACCTCGTCAACTACCTGCGCAGCGGAGGGATGGCAGCTGTATTCGATGCCGGTGACGCCGCGCCCGTCGTCGTGGTTGCGGACGATTCCTTCGAAGACGACGAGGGCGCCGGCGGCGTCGTTGCGGATGGAGTCGGCGATCGTGGGGGTATCGAGTGGGGTGTCTTGCACGCCGGTCAGGCCGATGCGTTCATTCATAAGTCCTCCGAGGCTCGCTAG from Trueperella pyogenes includes these protein-coding regions:
- a CDS encoding alpha-amylase family protein, which produces MLEHAIWWQVYPLGAFGAPIREDWLDDGVEHRLRKIGPWLDYVRDLGCNGILFGPLFESTTHGYDTTNHLRIDPSLGTNEDFDWLVAECHSRGIHIILDGVFNHVGVRHPLTEAALRGEPSPVLIAADGYPQHWEGHLDLAELDHSDPATEDLVVQAMEYWLERGIAGWRLDVAYSVPTDFWARVTDRVRARFPHAVFVGEIIHGDYLRLIDDGHLASATQYELWKAIWSAVNDRNLWELAHALERHQAFSEQHMLQTFVGNHDVTRIASVIGDDGAAIAASILFSLPGIPSVYQGDEQAFRGEKGEGRASDDQIRATLPASPADLGEFGWWMYRHYQRLIAARRRHPWLVDARVEVGEKANERLVYRVIAREGGNLGQGSLTVSIDLTVPSVCLQFDDGDTLTYTGPRP
- the moaA gene encoding GTP 3',8-cyclase MoaA produces the protein MSQTFAEALVLRDQWGRVARDLRISLTDRCNLRCSYCMPPEGLAWLPSEDTLTDAEVMRLMRVGVELLGIEEIRFTGGEPLLRRSLAEIVRFGAGLVTASGRKPEMSLTTNALGLDKRATALAEAGLDRVNVSMDSVDPDIYHHIAHRDRLESVFAGIRAAFAAGLTPVKVNAVAMRGVNDAGLRDLLRYCLRAGAQLRIIEHMPLGPRETWSRENMVPQDEILDYLGAEFELTPLVGDPSAPAKLWSVAPGIDHPGGSVGIIASVTKPFCADCDRTRLTADGQIRNCLFARTETDLRGPMRSGVDDDELARLWADAMWEKKPGHGIDDPEFVQPARYMSEIGG
- a CDS encoding molybdenum cofactor biosynthesis protein MoaE, which produces MNERIGLTGVQDTPLDTPTIADSIRNDAAGALVVFEGIVRNHDDGRGVTGIEYSCHPSAAQVVDEVAAEVAQRHPECRVAVVHRVGELAIGELAMVAVVASPHRAQSFAAIADVVDTVKEKLPVWKRQIFTDGTHEWVGSA
- a CDS encoding helix-turn-helix transcriptional regulator encodes the protein MTGNPAPTHAGAIYAAIAALSPAQQTMLTEISKSTDPVTVTELSKSLKLHSNSVRTTLDSLMQMQLIDRQVLRRSGRGRPSWGYFALAPDSAAFAAAQMVELAHLFCGTLRGAFDDPDAEARRIGRAWGDQVITELQADACMDPQVQAKIDIDARISQMRVLFTSLGTAAAINKTNPRVIDLRSCPFATRDGTVDPLICQMHAGLVERITECAYGPNANGELLPLRHPGVCQVEISECRRP